A part of Bosea sp. (in: a-proteobacteria) genomic DNA contains:
- a CDS encoding MarR family transcriptional regulator — MSGTDQDGLPPLDAAGDRLKLERFLPYRLVVAATLASRALARIYSRHFGIGIPEWRVMAMLGQFDRLTARDVGELSHMHKTKVSRAVSELVERGLIERTPNRDDRREAFLSLSAPGRRIYDQVAPMALAFEKRLSDDIPAAEMQAFERVLSTLTERVRVLSAGFTAPDD, encoded by the coding sequence ATGTCCGGCACCGATCAGGACGGGCTGCCGCCGCTTGATGCTGCGGGAGACAGGCTGAAGCTCGAACGCTTCCTGCCCTATCGGCTCGTGGTGGCCGCGACGCTGGCCAGCCGGGCGCTGGCCCGCATCTACAGCCGCCATTTCGGCATCGGCATCCCGGAATGGCGGGTGATGGCCATGCTGGGCCAGTTCGACAGGCTGACGGCACGCGATGTGGGAGAGCTCTCCCACATGCACAAAACCAAGGTGTCGCGCGCGGTGAGCGAGCTTGTGGAGCGCGGGCTGATCGAGCGCACGCCCAACCGCGACGATCGGCGCGAAGCCTTCCTGTCGCTCAGCGCCCCCGGCCGGCGCATCTACGACCAGGTGGCGCCGATGGCGCTGGCGTTCGAAAAGCGCCTCAGCGACGACATACCGGCTGCCGAGATGCAGGCCTTCGAGCGGGTGCTTTCCACCCTCACAGAACGGGTCCGCGTGCTGTCCGCGGGTTTCACCGCCCCCGACGACTAA
- the dctP gene encoding TRAP transporter substrate-binding protein DctP: MKRRDFLKTGSIAAAAATIAAPAIAQSMPEVKWRLTSSFPRSLDTIFGTAQTLARYMADATDGRFQIQTFSAGEIVPGLQALDAVSNGSVECAHTPTYFYVGKDPVLGFGTGVPFGLNARQQHSWWHFGGGEKLINESLARFNAYSIPAGNSGCQMGGFFRKELNTPADLSGLKFRIGGMGGQVLARLGVVPQQIAAGDVYPALERGTIDAAEFVGPYDDEKLGLSRVAKYYYYPGWWEGGAMLHLVINQAEWNKLPKHYQAILTQACEAANNWMLAKYDAVNPPALRRLVAAGTELRAFPQPIMEAALKAANDYYADLAGRNESFKRALDSMTAFRAETLLWWQVGELSYDAFMARTRGRT, encoded by the coding sequence ATGAAGCGCCGAGATTTCCTGAAGACGGGCTCCATCGCCGCGGCAGCAGCCACGATCGCCGCGCCTGCCATCGCGCAGTCGATGCCGGAGGTGAAATGGCGCCTCACCTCGAGCTTTCCGCGCTCGCTCGACACCATCTTCGGCACGGCGCAGACGCTCGCCAGATACATGGCTGACGCCACCGATGGCCGCTTCCAGATCCAGACCTTCTCGGCAGGCGAGATCGTGCCCGGGCTCCAGGCGCTCGACGCGGTGTCAAACGGCTCGGTGGAATGCGCGCACACGCCCACCTACTTCTATGTCGGCAAGGACCCGGTGCTGGGCTTCGGCACGGGCGTGCCGTTCGGGCTCAATGCGCGGCAGCAGCATTCGTGGTGGCATTTCGGCGGCGGCGAGAAACTGATCAACGAAAGCCTCGCCAGGTTCAACGCCTACTCCATACCGGCTGGCAACTCCGGCTGCCAGATGGGCGGCTTCTTCCGCAAGGAACTCAACACGCCGGCAGACCTCAGCGGCCTCAAGTTCCGCATCGGCGGCATGGGCGGGCAGGTGCTGGCGCGGCTCGGCGTGGTGCCGCAGCAAATCGCGGCGGGGGATGTCTATCCGGCGCTCGAACGCGGCACGATCGACGCAGCCGAGTTCGTTGGCCCCTATGACGACGAAAAGCTGGGGCTGAGCCGCGTCGCCAAATACTACTACTATCCCGGCTGGTGGGAGGGCGGCGCCATGCTCCACCTCGTGATCAACCAGGCCGAGTGGAACAAGCTGCCCAAGCATTACCAGGCCATCCTGACCCAGGCCTGCGAGGCGGCGAACAACTGGATGCTGGCCAAGTATGACGCGGTGAACCCGCCCGCGCTGCGCCGCCTCGTGGCGGCCGGCACGGAACTGCGCGCCTTCCCGCAGCCGATCATGGAGGCTGCGCTCAAGGCCGCGAATGATTACTACGCCGATCTTGCCGGCCGGAACGAGAGCTTCAAGCGCGCGCTCGATTCGATGACAGCCTTCCGCGCCGAGACGCTGCTGTGGTGGCAGGTAGGCGAGTTGTCCTATGATGCGTTCATGGCGCGCACGCGCGGCAGGACCTGA